One region of Thiomonas intermedia genomic DNA includes:
- a CDS encoding type 4a pilus biogenesis protein PilO, whose product MASSKFSKIDLNGMFQDISAQFRGLNPNDPGAWPVWPRNTVYAVAFLLTLGLGWYAWLSGTRDELTSAQKEEQSLREQYRSKLEQAVSLDLLKAQKAQVQQYVALLEKQLPSKAEMDALLSDINQAGIGRGLQFELFKPGQVDVKPYYAELPISIKLQGGYTDLAGFATDIAKLSRIVTLNNISLTANTGKTGAPMVMDATAKTFRYLDADEIAAQAQKAKKPGGAK is encoded by the coding sequence ATGGCGAGCTCCAAATTCTCAAAAATCGACCTGAACGGAATGTTTCAGGACATCTCGGCGCAGTTTCGGGGTCTCAATCCCAACGACCCCGGCGCCTGGCCGGTCTGGCCGCGCAACACGGTCTACGCGGTGGCCTTTCTGCTGACACTCGGTCTGGGCTGGTACGCCTGGCTATCGGGCACGCGCGATGAACTCACCTCGGCCCAGAAAGAGGAGCAGAGCTTGCGTGAGCAATATCGCAGCAAGCTCGAACAGGCCGTCAGCCTCGATCTGCTCAAGGCGCAGAAAGCCCAGGTGCAGCAGTATGTCGCGCTGCTCGAGAAGCAGTTGCCGAGCAAGGCGGAAATGGACGCCCTGCTCTCCGACATCAACCAGGCCGGTATCGGGCGCGGCCTGCAGTTTGAACTCTTCAAGCCGGGGCAGGTCGATGTCAAGCCTTACTACGCCGAGCTGCCGATCTCCATCAAGCTTCAGGGCGGCTACACCGATCTGGCGGGCTTTGCCACCGACATCGCCAAGCTGTCACGCATCGTGACGCTCAACAACATCAGCCTGACGGCCAATACGGGCAAGACCGGTGCCCCCATGGTGATGGATGCCACCGCCAAGACCTTCCGGTATCTCGACGCCGATGAGATCGCCGCGCAGGCCCAGAAAGCCAAGAAACCGGGAGGGGCGAAATGA
- a CDS encoding PilN domain-containing protein, which produces MNIVLINLLPHRDAKRKKRREAFYVGVFASILVAGLVLALGYTVLSEMITQQQSRNDFLKAENAKLDGQIKDIASLKAEIEALRARQEAVEGLQADRNLPVHLFDDLTKDAPAGVQLSQIRQDGATVLIQGVALSQERVADFLRNLSRPDGWLEKPELIEIRSQISPASAGNAARVVAQFQLRATLKRPTPPGAASGAAPASSAHS; this is translated from the coding sequence ATGAATATCGTGTTGATCAACCTGCTGCCCCATAGGGACGCCAAGCGCAAGAAGCGGCGCGAGGCCTTCTATGTGGGTGTGTTTGCTTCGATTCTGGTGGCCGGGCTGGTGCTGGCTCTGGGCTATACGGTGCTGAGTGAAATGATCACCCAGCAGCAAAGCCGAAACGACTTTCTCAAGGCAGAGAATGCCAAGCTCGATGGACAGATCAAGGACATCGCTTCGCTCAAGGCTGAGATCGAAGCGCTGCGGGCGCGCCAGGAAGCCGTCGAAGGCTTGCAGGCTGACCGCAACCTGCCCGTGCATCTGTTCGACGATCTGACCAAAGACGCTCCTGCGGGCGTTCAGCTGTCGCAGATCCGCCAGGATGGGGCGACGGTGCTCATTCAGGGCGTGGCACTCAGCCAGGAGCGGGTAGCCGATTTTCTGCGCAATCTGAGCCGCCCCGACGGCTGGCTCGAGAAGCCCGAACTGATTGAAATCCGGTCGCAGATTTCTCCTGCGTCGGCTGGTAACGCCGCCCGGGTCGTGGCGCAATTCCAGTTGCGGGCCACCCTCAAACGGCCCACGCCGCCGGGCGCAGCCTCGGGCGCGGCTCCCGCCTCTTCTGCACATTCGTGA
- a CDS encoding pilus assembly protein PilP, producing MSLHDLSPRLLSPRMRLMAAAALCAVLLSACGQKHEDLRAWMAQQRASMHPRIKPIEPPKPFIPAVYDPATGTDPFSTAKLEVGAKQEVQQLNPMLQAELARPKQPLEAYSLDQIQMVGSVKIKGQQYALLKAGNLLYRAHVGEYAGQHFGKIIKITDSEVDLRELVQDATGDWVEQPATLQLQESTP from the coding sequence ATGAGCCTGCATGACCTCAGCCCGCGTCTGTTGAGCCCGCGTATGCGCCTGATGGCCGCGGCTGCGCTTTGCGCAGTCCTGCTGTCCGCTTGTGGCCAGAAGCATGAAGACCTGCGGGCATGGATGGCGCAACAGCGCGCCAGCATGCACCCGCGCATCAAGCCCATCGAGCCCCCCAAGCCGTTCATCCCCGCGGTTTACGACCCGGCGACCGGCACCGATCCCTTTTCCACGGCCAAGCTCGAAGTGGGTGCCAAACAGGAAGTGCAGCAACTCAATCCCATGCTGCAGGCCGAGCTGGCGCGACCCAAACAACCGCTTGAGGCCTACTCGCTCGACCAGATCCAGATGGTCGGCAGCGTCAAGATCAAAGGTCAGCAGTACGCGCTGCTCAAGGCGGGCAATCTGCTGTACCGGGCGCACGTCGGCGAATACGCCGGCCAGCACTTCGGAAAAATCATCAAGATCACCGATAGCGAAGTCGATTTGAGGGAGCTGGTGCAAGACGCCACAGGCGACTGGGTCGAACAGCCGGCAACCCTTCAATTGCAGGAGAGCACACCATGA